A part of Sebastes fasciatus isolate fSebFas1 chromosome 10, fSebFas1.pri, whole genome shotgun sequence genomic DNA contains:
- the LOC141775067 gene encoding uncharacterized protein LOC141775067 has protein sequence MLAEGFLRLLLYREERKFASASKLKRSHVHTHRTDQLNCILSESKPTELQTEAGPNQEEDSTEFQGLRVVPQGPVGLLIPGCPPVLTLDPDFTLCLDDCSLLEQYPDLQVANSGRFSHNPPRAIVPQYTVPRHPEWAAQQGESASSIPDQGYLVMGPSVNISLDLPGSGLEPMSNSVLNGLLEKQLEEVYMQHLTDNLARCNSQLGNSLLHGLVPPPQPSSQGPNSLEASLENDGDKKISYLSTQNLFPYSSNFSSPVLRISEADNLQ, from the exons ATGTTGGCTGAAGGTTTTCTCAGATTGCTGCTTTACAGGGAGGAGAGAAAGTTTGCCTCTGCTTCTAAGCTAAAGAGATCACACGTACACACTCATCGTACGGATCAGCTCAACTGCATTCTTTCGGAGTCGAAGCCTACAGAACTACAGACTGAAGCAG GTCCAAACCAGGAAGAAGATTCCACTGAATTCCAGGGACTGAGAGTGGTGCCTCAAGGTCCTGTAGGGCTCTTAATCCCTGGGTGTCCACCTGTCCTCACCCTGGACCCTGACTTCACACTTTGCTTAGACGATTGCAGCCTCTTGGAACAGTACCCAGACCTGCAGGTGGCCAACTCGGGCCGCTTCTCACACAACCCACCGAGAGCCATCGTGCCCCAGTACACTGTCCCCCGTCACCCAGAATGGGCAGCCCAACAAGGCGAGTCTGCCTCATCCATACCAGACCAGGGCTATCTGGTCATGGGGCCCAGTGTGAACATCAGCTTGGATCTGCCCGGATCAGGGTTGGAGCCCATGTCGAACTCGGTGCTGAACGGGCTGCTGGAGAAGCAGCTGGAGGAGGTGTACATGCAGCATCTGACTGACAACTTGGCTCGATGCAACTCCCAACTGGGGAACAGCCTCCTGCACGGCCTGGTACCCCCGCCGCAGCCCAGCAGCCAGGGGCCCAACTCACTGGAGGCCAGTCTGGAAAACGATGGCGACAAGAAGATTAGTTATCTGAGCACCCAGAACTTATTTCCCTACTCGTCCAACTTCAGCTCCCCGGTGCTGAGGATTTCAGAGGCTGACAATCTGCAGTGA
- the LOC141774804 gene encoding uncharacterized protein LOC141774804 codes for MDLFHSDMIFQSQKVHVGVVRHHSRHLVSDARSPGKVSAVSTKGVKPSEKNIRPTEVSNLEIHLPKVDLRKAERKEDLGTPLPQEEEITQNVLQTEERDELNNTAVLAEQVMEEKRDKSVRRRFLNWLNEYIHGHIMRKVARTYRRELEEGDNIYKTSFVTRWPLMTRAEREQQKRQELLHQDKQRQSVKKLLDGYWEVQRYLKEALRLKEEERYEKWAAEHGASVPASSPEQPKERMSKWEKRFLRVKEFFSRETIFNETVPACQALWMQSDNQICAGL; via the exons ATGGACCTGTTCCACAGCGACATGATCTTCCAAAGCCAGAAGGTTCACGTGGGAGTCGTCCGTcatcacagcagacatttagtGTCCGATGCCAGAAGCCCGGGTAAAGTTTCTGCTGTCTCCACTAAAGGAGTGAAACCAAGTGAGAAGAATATCAGACCCACTGAGGTCTCCAACTTGGAGATTCACCTCCCTAAAGTGGATTTAAGGAAGGCTGAGAGGAAAGAAGACTTGGGCACACCGCTGCCACAGGAGGAAGAAATCACCCAAAACGTCCTCCAGACTGAAGAGCGGGATGAACTTAACAATACTGCAGTTCTTGCCGAACAGGTCATGGAAGAAAAAAGAGATAAGAGCGTTCGGAGACGCTTTCTGAATTGGCTCAATGAATATATCCATGGGCACATCATGAGGAAGGTCGCCAGAACGTACAggagagagctggaggagggCGACAACATTTACAAAA CTTCCTTCGTTACTCGATGGCCCTTGATGACCCGAgctgagagagagcagcagaaaaGGCAGGAGTTGCTCCATCAAGACAAGCAGAGACAGAGTGTGAAGAAACTTCTGGACGGTTACTGGGAAGTACAGAGATACCTGAAGGAGGCGCTGAGACTCAAGGAAGAGGAACGCTATGAGAAATGGGCGGCTGAGCATGGCGCGAGCGTTCCTGCCTCTTCACCAGAGCAGCCCAAGGAAAGGATGAGCAAGTGGGAGAAGAGATTCTTGAG agtGAAAGAGTTCTTCTCCCGTGAAACCATCTTCAACGAGACTGTCCCTGCCTGCCAGGCCCTGTGGATGCAGAGTGATAACCAGATTTGCGCTGGTTTGTAA